A window of Solanum stenotomum isolate F172 chromosome 3, ASM1918654v1, whole genome shotgun sequence contains these coding sequences:
- the LOC125857994 gene encoding cytochrome P450 89A2-like has protein sequence MEIWFIIVVTLCIAFWLKSIFNIIVSPNSNTKKKLPPGPYSFPVIGSLLWAKRTFADLEPILRDLKAKYGPLITLKIGSRSAIFVASHSIAYQALVQQGAVFSDRPKAGPVSSNQRNINSSPYGPIWRLLRRNLTSEILHPSRIKSYSKARSWVLGILIQQLRNSQVDSVKLIDHFQYAMFCLLVLMCFGDKLEESQIRQIENIQRKMLLGFRRFNTLNFFPRVGKIIFRNRWKELIELRQEQESIIIPLIEARRRTKEQKIEHGDEFVVAYVDTLLNLELPEEKRNLNHGEIVTLCGEFLSAGTDTTSTALQWVMANLVKSPSIQEKLYQEIASVVGEKQSKLTDEEVVKEEDLQKIPYLKAVILEGLRRHPPGHFVLPHTVTEEVELNGYVIPKDVTINFMVAEMGLDPKVWEDPLEFRPERFLVEGSDNEGFDITGSREIKMMPFGAGRRICPAYALAMLHLEYFVANLVWHFQWKPVEGDDVDLTEILEFTVVMKNPLRARICPRVNSA, from the coding sequence ATGGAAATCTggtttattattgttgttactcTCTGTATTGCTTTCTGGTTGAAatccatttttaatattattgtcTCTCCAAATTCCAATACCAAGAAGAAGCTCCCGCCGGGACCCTACAGTTTTCCGGTAATCGGTAGCTTATTATGGGCCAAAAGGACCTTCGCCGACTTGGAACCCATCCTCCGTGACCTTAAGGCTAAGTATGGTCCGTTGATTACCCTAAAGATTGGGTCTCGTTCAGCCATATTCGTAGCTAGCCACTCCATAGCCTACCAAGCTTTAGTCCAGCAAGGTGCTGTTTTCTCTGACCGGCCAAAGGCTGGGCCCGTCAGTAGTAACCAGCGGAACATCAACTCCTCCCCTTACGGCCCTATATGGCGTCTACTCCGTCGAAATTTGACTTCAGAAATACTCCACCCTTCTCGTATCAAGTCCTATTCCAAGGCCAGATCTTGGGTATTGGGTATCCTCATTCAGCAGCTCCGTAACTCCCAAGTTGATTCTGTTAAGTTAATTGATCATTTTCAGTATGCTATGTTCTGTCTTCTTGTATTGATGTGTTTTGGGGATAAGCTTGAGGAATCTCAAATCAGACAAATTGAAAATATACAGCGAAAAATGCTCCTGGGTTTCAGACGATTCAATACGCTCAATTTCTTTCCTAGAGttgggaaaataatttttcggAATCGCTGGAAGGAACTCATTGAACTACGACAAGAGCAAGAGAGTATCATCATCCCTCTGATTGAAGCTCGAAGAAGGACCAAAGAACAAAAAATCGAGCACGGTGATGAGTTTGTGGTGGCTTATGTGGATACGCTGTTGAATTTGGAGTTGCCAGAGGAAAAAAGGAACCTCAATCATGGAGAAATCGTAACCCTCTGCGGTGAATTCCTAAGCGCCGGAACTGATACGACGTCCACTGCCTTACAGTGGGTTATGGCCAACTTGGTCAAAAGCCCTTCCATTCAGGAAAAACTATACCAAGAAATTGCAAGTGTAGTGGGAGAAAAACAGAGCAAGTTGACAGATGAAGAGGTGGTGAAGGAGGAGGATTTGCAGAAAATTCCCTACTTGAAAGCAGTGATATTAGAAGGTCTTAGGCGGCACCCACCTGGTCACTTTGTGCTGCCACACACAGTGACAGAGGAAGTAGAACTGAACGGGTACGTCATCCCAAAGGATGTCACCATCAATTTCATGGTTGCAGAGATGGGTCTAGACCCAAAGGTGTGGGAGGATCCCTTGGAGTTTAGGCCAGAGAGGTTCTTAGTGGAAGGATCAGATAACGAAGGGTTTGATATAACAGGGAGTAGAGAGATCAAGATGATGCCATTCGGTGCAGGGAGGAGAATATGTCCTGCCTATGCATTGGCTATGCTTCATTTGGAATACTTTGTGGCTAATTTGGTTTGGCATTTTCAATGGAAGCCTGTGGAGGGAGATGATGTTGATCTCACAGAGATTCTAGAATTCACCGTTGTGATGAAGAACCCACTACGAGCTCGTATCTGCCCCAGAGTTAACTCTGCTTGA